A region from the Leishmania panamensis strain MHOM/PA/94/PSC-1 chromosome 20 sequence genome encodes:
- a CDS encoding hypothetical protein (TriTrypDB/GeneDB-style sysID: LpmP.20.5700), whose protein sequence is MAKETQHDLPTLVSLLQATEVEWNVSAQHLTNSSTTGSCISSSNSSGGMASVRVGGQYLRYAQVLQCIDELFADLRMRSSAALAAWCASLRKDDISSHFGALIVGHVLQGTLPYVTLQRCLRLMDTFLGWVTRPNAGSADLGIGAAGPRCQALVPSCDVVKWIEQTWATVTTLSRDNAGTSSPTSTASLCGALQLLPILLRWNLAESPLPPFRRVQLPHPANMLSLEARLLALQVLPLVLQHQPSALGIQACTYEMIEYIKRACTKAGELSVRVAVGSSLRGLLEAGLRVASPTVAYGLMDMLLVLCDEASLHGVADEELHDVGVVMGYLLAFYQFDFTLNVLADVLHASAASTSKSAGEERVGHRGAGGGGSGRVRWQFFGGSDAIEGSRVVQRIFNERMSRTAQRTLATALATLCSCCATTATTADAIQCCFVLLVPAAADARAYMPRLLADAIVEWAALLPSNGYRVVLANALRKYIQRSGEDKAVARTAMVALQGVMRTLTSSLEIGFNVAEDVLAAVQTTPSLLSAGVEVLAAVARTNVLYARYLQHQCARVDSAEVANVLTFQLHVRALLEASSTLRAGPASQGHALGEEDRVSLVHNCIRLLLRLSRGDPPRIVQNIYYRQAELIFRLTHLLYDLLQGSAPAVLGAIRDVVLPCTVGFMNLLVVNPAPAIAYYKAVATACAMLRRAPVISDMERMLAIGFLEARFALPYSGTKHDASAAASSAETAYFAISRGSVFELISSNPWPTCKDDGSLRWLAAQALKDIATACTQGVPVLSFVDVCGTMIASAAQSMRLLRAEFLPHPASEELSGASSAAAETPAHPVEECGGHAVRLLRWTLRHFVQRADAAGACIALLTSLRTELYEVYSTPVSVAAAESAEDEAQRALRRDVALWNCLCTVEQLLQEASSRTAATLWQNVEWDAEVKQWQSVAAQLVPSIVCVSVEVRLLAAKVLGRCLASTDHVDVYTSQVMSSATQGLAKKSDQYDALGALLALSEVHSCYKECRAAAVISASTDSDSSPTLPLATSLLSNAWKQLTSPTPAASDSAIRSAPLLLLFSLRLARAYPTEVEAALFDNIVAVLLAPMAAANRIWWSPESVLGTLTAVLQLWAAFPGNGHGVSAVQHGTALALLQQTHVAALQWQRASVSTVVAAALDAVHTYTLKQQREGGQEALAGTREGHNSWHALLYQCLDHMTLIPPEEASAAFRPNVRERGQSTALRRRVVSDDNVSRRLAVLWKMAIEGATDIDSSVARGNVRLLSPVDIAVQVDITIAAATRREWVSVAQSMYTLLLSQRSTSTPLEASEADLPLKIYLDGIRAVLQARSPDVQVDISKWGTDMFATVEEADAADTVRGGGSNSEDSKEYGEEDMSGILREVGGAGGGDSAEAVRGSMTSDLGAGGGRSAAASLTFDIAAKEAAMWLLYGVLHSISAWSSSAAGRENDDGAREALLPVVVAATPLVEVHPEVQMSTIAVLHEVLVAWGNATQRQGYSLQTSVLLQWKTQLVVGLTAVLQHGLLSLEECAALAVQYSRCNMADPSSCRRVLRSLLMLLHACHRLHERGRGFLLIGGSGTGSIIVALTKVAQASAMNPAGSGSAGDGAADAAAAEQTQRNILHSLTSAPCQASLTLLCELLVRTASLANGYVQSADTVGLGWRGGGGGSGDSNDEEDGTSATSGVCASRTSISAGDVLQAVAFLTQEPLKMVLGPALRYASGCLAVLVLSTLVLPATPPPPPDGNPSASMTALRSMVVLSSQLTSNHQRLLAQLAQERLGTSIEKRLSSAQSLQSAWGTVDMELLRIVTVAPASRDTAATLLERITPVLSHYAAGGWRAEVAASLLHMGMAASLELNGLLSILSALSVESLLSDVPPESLDRLRQAFRSYVRSGGPTRARALALASPAGLLLSEQCATSDDATDVCHSLLAHRAAWPVVLQLLWEARDPLHVVTVMWSSTLSLAHTTPSSSTSLRDQVPQHRLQAEVLLSILASLGTSAASNTGVDEAVVLVLLRCGRLMCELLLGIMTSPEGHAAAPDTDALYTVLTYLVVVLCTPLSVAFAVALKPVGLHLIRTVAPSAGPVLREAIRRLGPTKAMQLRSFMEGSCI, encoded by the coding sequence atgGCAAAGGAAACGCAGCATGATCTGCCCACGCTTGTGAGCTTGCTGCAGGCCACCGAGGTAGAGTGGAATGTGTCAGCGCAGCATCTGACCAACTCGAGCACGACAGGCAGTTGCATCAGCAGTAGCAACAGCAGTGGGGGTATGGCCAGCGTACGAGTGGGAGGTCAGTATCTCCGCTACGCGCaagtgctgcagtgcatcgATGAGCTTTTCGCAGACTTGCGTATGCGCTCCAGCGCTGCACTGGCCGCGTGGTGCGCCTCACTGCGGAAGGACGACATCTCGAGCCACTTCGGCGCGCTCATTGTCGGCCATGTTTTGCAGGGGACTCTCCCGTACGTGACACTGCAGCGATGCCTGCGTCTCATGGACACCTTTCTCGGCTGGGTAACTCGTCCTAACGCTGGTAGCGCGGACCTTGGcattggcgctgctggtccgAGATGCCAGGCCCTGGTCCCGAGCTGTGATGTGGTCAAGTGGATAGAACAGACGTGGGCGACAGTGACGACTCTGTCTCGTGACAATGCCGGCACCTCGTCCCCCACGTCCACCGCTAGTCTATGTGGGGCATTGCAGCTCCTACCCATCCTCTTGCGCTGGAACCTGGCGGaatcgccgctgccaccgttccgccgggtgcagctgccgcacccaGCGAACATGCTGTCTCTGGAGGCACGTCTCTTGGCCCTGCAGGTGCtaccgctggtgctgcagcaccagccaaGTGCGCTGGGCATCCAAGCCTGCACCTACGAGATGATCGAGTATATAAAACGAGCGTGTACCAAGGCAGGGGAGCTGAGTGTGCGGGTCGCGGTCGGATCGTCGCTCCGCGGTTTGCTGGAGGCGGGTCTGCGCGTAGCCTCACCAACGGTGGCGTACGGGCTGATGGACATGCTGCTCGTTCTCTGTGACGAGGCGTCCCTCCACGGTGTCGCTGACGAGGAATTGCATGATGTTGGGGTGGTCATGGGCTACCTCCTTGCCTTCTACCAGTTCGACTTTACGTTGAACGTTCTGGCAGACGTCCTGCATGCGTCGGCCGCATCCACATCGAAGTCTGCAGGAGAAGAACGTGttggccaccgcggcgctggtggtggcggtagcGGCCGTGTGCGTTGGCAGTTCTTTGGAGGCTCAGACGCTATTGAGGGAAGCCGCGTTGTGCAGCGGATCTTCAACGAGCGCATGAGTCGCACTGCCCAGCGGACCCTAGCCACGGCGCTGGCAAcactctgcagctgctgtgccaccaccgccaccactgcggaTGCCATTCAATGCTGCTTCGTGTTGTTGGTTCCAGCCGCCGCAGATGCGCGGGCGTACATGCCGCGGCTTCTCGCGGACGCCATTGTGGAGTGGGCCGCGCTGCTCCCCTCGAACGGATACCGCGTGGTGCTGGCAAACGCGCTGCGCAAGTACATCCAGAGGTCTGGCGAGGACAAGGCAGTAGCGCGCACTGCTATGGTGGCGCTTCAGGGCGTCATGCGCACCCTTACCTCGTCACTGGAAATCGGCTTCAACGTAGCCGAGgacgtgctggcggcggtgcagacAACGCCGAGTCTTCTGAGCGCCGGCGTGGAGGTtctggcggcggtggcgcgcacGAACGTGCTGTACGCGCGGTacctgcagcaccagtgcGCGCGGGTCgacagcgcagaggtggcgaaTGTACTCACCTTCCAGCTGCACGTGCGGGCCCTTCTAGAAGCCTCCTCCACGCTTCGAGCGGGGCCCGCGTCGCAGGGGCACGCACTTGGCGAGGAAGACCGCGTCTCGTTGGTGCACAACTGCATTCGGCTTTTACTACGACTTAGCCGTGGCGACCCGCCTCGCATCGTGCAGAACATTTACTACAGACAAGCGGAGCTCATTTTCCGTCTTACCCACCTCCTCTACGACCTTCTGCAGGGAAGCGCCCCAGCGGTACTAGGGGCCATTCGTGATGTGGTGCTTCCCTGCACAGTGGGGTTCATGAACCTCCTAGTCGTCAACCCTGCGCCAGCGATCGCCTACTACAAGGCGGTCGCGACAGCGTGCGCGATGCTACGTCGAGCGCCAGTCATTAGTGACATGGAGCGCATGCTAGCGATAGGCTTTCTCGAAGCACGTTTTGCCTTGCCGTACAGCGGCACAAAGCACGATGCCAGTGCAGCCGCCTCGTCGGCAGAGACAGCGTACTTCGCCATTAGTCGTGGCTCTGTCTTCGAACTCATCTCCAGCAACCCATGGCCCACGTGCAAAGACGACGGCAGCCTCCGCTGGCTCGCCGCGCAGGCGCTGAAAGACATTGCCACCGCGTGCACGCAGGGTGTTCCGGTGCTCAGCTTCGTGGACGTCTGCGGCACAATGATCGCCTCGGCCGCGCAGTCGATGCGGCTTCTGCGTGCGGAATTCCTGCCTCATCCTGCGTCCGAGGAGCTCTCTGGCGCAAGCTCCGCGGCTGCAGAGACCCCGGCCCACCCGGTGGAAGAGTGCGGTGGTCACGCCGTTCGGCTGTTGCGCTGGACACTGCGTCACTTTGTGCAGCGAGCCGATGCCGCTGGTGCCTGCATTGCACTCCTCACCTCGCTGCGCACGGAGTTGTACGAGGTGTACAGCACGCCAGTaagcgtcgctgccgcggagAGCGCTGAGGATgaggcgcagcgggcgcTTCGCCGGGATGTGGCGCTGTGGAACTGCCTGTGCACCGtggagcagctcctgcaggagGCATCGTCTCGCACGGCGGCAACGCTGTGGCAGAATGTGGAGTGGGACGCCGAGGTGAAGCAGTGGCAATCAGTGGCAGCCCAGCTTGTTCCTTCTATCGTTTGCGTCAGTGTGGAGGTGCGCCTGCTCGCTGCCAAGGTGCTGGGGCGCTGCTTGGCCTCCACAGACCATGTGGACGTGTACACCAGCCAGGTCATGAGCTCTGCAACGCAGGGGTTGGCGAAGAAGTCTGACCAATACGACGCCCTCGGTGCTCTCCTAGCTCTCAGCGAGGTACATAGCTGCTACAAGGAGTGCAGAGCAGCCGCAGTCATTTCGGCGAGCAcagacagcgacagcagcccGACCCTTCCGCTCGCTACCTCGCTGCTGTCAAACGCGTGGAAACAACTCACGAGCCCCACGCCGGCAGCGAGCGACTCGGCAATCAGATCCGCACCGCTCCtcttgcttttctctctgcgccttGCGCGTGCGTATCCGACAGAAGTTGAGGCGGCGTTGTTCGACAACatcgtggcggtgctgcttgccCCTATGGCAGCAGCCAACCGCATTTGGTGGTCGCCAGAGTCAGTGTTAGGGACGCTtacagcggtgctgcagctctgggCAGCGTTCCCAGGCAATGGCCACGGCGTGTCCGCTGTCCAGCACGGCACCGCACTGGCACTCCTGCAACAGACCCACGTCGCAGCTCTACAATGGCAACGTGCCTCTGTGTCTacagtggtggcggcggcgcttgaTGCCGTGCACACCTAcacgctgaagcagcagcgagaagggggaCAGGAAGCGTTGGCAGGCACGCGTGAGGGGCACAACTCGTGGCACGCATTGCTGTATCAGTGCCTCGACCACATGACCCTCATACCCCCTGAGGAAGCGAGCGCGGCGTTTCGGCCTAATGTGCGGGAGCGAGGGCAGAGCACAGCCCTCCGCCGACGCGTGGTGTCAGACGACAATGTATCAAGGCGTCTTGCTGTTCTCTGGAAGATGGCGATAGAGGGAGCCACAGATATTGACTCGTCCGTGGCGCGCGGCAACGTGCGACTGTTGAGCCCAGTAGACATTGCGGTGCAGGTGGACATTACCATTGCAGCCGCGACTCGGAGGGAGTGGGTGTCTGTTGCGCAGTCCATGTACACGCTGCTACTCTCGCAGCGTAGCACATCGACACCGCTCGAGGCCAGCGAGGCCGACTTGCCACTAAAGATATATCTTGATGGCATccgcgcggtgctgcaggcgcgctcGCCAGACGTTCAGGTGGACATCTCGAAGTGGGGCACGGACATGTTTGCGaccgtggaggaggcggacgcaGCCGATACcgtgcgtggtggtggcagcaacagcgaagaCTCCAAGGAGtatggcgaggaggacatgAGCGGTATCCTGCgtgaggtgggtggggctGGTGGGGGTGACAGCGCAGAAGCGGTGCGAGGGTCGATGACATCCGACCTCGGAGCCGGCGGTGGTCGgtctgcggctgcctctctcacctTCGATATTGCAGCCAAGGAGGCTGCTATGTGGTTGCTTTACGGAGTCTTGCACTCGATCAGCgcgtggagcagcagcgccgccggtcGCGAAAACGATGATGGGGCTCgagaagcgctgctgcctgtggttgtagcggcgacgccgctaGTGGAGGTGCATCCCGAAGTGCAGATGTCGACTATCGCCGTGCTGCACGAGGTACTGGTGGCGTGGGGCAACgcaacgcagcggcagggctACAGCCTCCAGACTTCGGTACTCCTCCAGTGGAAGACGCAACTCGTTGTCGGGCTCACGGCGGTCCTTCAGCACGGCCTTCTGTCCCTCGAGGAAtgcgccgcgctggcggTACAGTACAGCCGGTGCAACATGGCGGACCCGAGCTCGTGCCGCcgtgtgctgcgctcgctACTGATGCTGCTACACGCCTGCCACAGGCTGCACGAGAGAGGGCGCGGCTTCCTGCTGattggcggcagcggtacCGGGAGCATTATTGTGGCCCTGACGAAGGTTGCTCAGGCGTCAGCGATGAACCCAGCAGGTAGTGGTAGtgctggtgatggtgctgcagacgcggcagcagcggagcagaCACAGAGGAACATCCTGCACTCGCTGACATCGGCACCGTGTCAAGCCTCtctgacgctgctgtgcgagcTCCTTGTGAGAACCGCGTCTCTGGCCAACGGCTACGTACAGTCCGCCGACACCGTTGGCCTTGGCtggagaggcggcggtgggggcaGTGGCGATAgcaacgacgaggaggacggcacCTCAGCAACGTccggcgtgtgtgcctcaCGTACATCGATCAGCGCTGGTGATGTACTGCAGGCGGTGGCGTTTCTCACACAGGAGCCGCTAAAGATGGTGCTGGGGCCGGCACTCCGGTATGCGTCAGGCTGCCTGGCCGTCCTTGTGCTTTCAACCCTGGTGCTTCccgccacaccgccacctccacccgaCGGCAACCCATCCGCAAGCATGACAGCACTAAGAAGCATGGTGGTCCTCAGCAGTCAGCTGACCTCAAACCACCAGCGccttctcgcgcagctggcgcaagAGAGACTGGGCACGAGCATTGAGAAGCGGCTCTCAAGTGCTCAATCGCTGCAGTCGGCGTGGGGCACTGTCGACATGGAACTGCTGCGGATCGTGACGGTGGCGCCAGCGTCGCGTGATACAgctgcgacgctgctcgAGCGCATCACACCTGTACTATCTCACTACGCTGCCGGTGGCTGGAGGGCAGAGGTCGCTGCCTCGCTTCTCCACATGGGCATGGCCGCTTCCCTCGAGCTGAATGGGCTGCTTTCTATCCTGAGTGCATTGTCCGTGGAGTCTCTCCTCAGTGACGTACCGCCGGAATCGCTAGATCGACTGCGCCAAGCGTTCCGCTCATACGTACGTAGTGGAGGGCCGACGCGGGCTCGCGCGCTGGCGCTAGCGTCTCCAGCtggcctgctgctctcggAGCAGTGCGCAACGTCAGATGATGCCACTGATGTGTGCCACTCACTGCTCGCTCACCGCGCAGCTTGGccagtggtgctgcagctgctgtgggagGCGCGCGACCCTCTTCACGTTGTCACCGTCATGTGGAGCAGCACTTTGTCCCTAGCACATACaaccccctcctcgtcaACCTCGCTCCGAGATCAAGTGCCGCAGCACAGGCTGCAGGCAGAGGTACTCCTTTCCATTCTCGCCAGTCTCGGTACCTCCGCGGCTTCCAACACCGGCGTTGACGAGGCTGTGGTGCTCGTGCTGTTGCGTTGCGGTCGCCTCATGTGCGAGTTACTTCTGGGCATTATGACCTCACCCGAAGGacacgctgcggcgcctgACACGGATGCTCTGTACACCGTGCTCACGTAccttgtggtggtgctctgcACCCCTCTGAGTGTGGCGTTTGCAGTGGCTCTGAAGCCTGTAGGTCTGCACTTGATACGCACGGTGGCGCCATCTGCTGGCCCGGTGCTGCGAGAAGCCATTCGACGTCTGGGGCCTACCAAGGCAATGCAGCTGCGCTCCTTCATGGAGGGATCCTGCATCTGA
- a CDS encoding hypothetical protein (TriTrypDB/GeneDB-style sysID: LpmP.20.5690): MYSFLSSSASRTEPLDWVALLTNALAVAREAPSEQVLNTLTMMQSYASASQDVFTNISRGVRDVKEYVALLCAMDETIGTWPLRVRQLLDVPPVVLVPAGGLGGSLVTAAVHTPRGEALVFLFNVSLYHMDAGLRYLARVRADASVMISSNASRRLGGGGSVAAPNQNAKLAAQHFRLAVDVLHWAEALHANPSSPSALALRQLRSHVPLDMTRDMGMLCSAVAKYMYALSSASTKDKPDVLAKLAFDAAQLQLPGGVSTNSSLHLLPSLLLATYHYHKATWYYSASRVPSMSEALGHMQYADTLLRSCNAQWGMEEAHMQAEHESRQWWGRRLATFFTGARRANASAVGRPRNNLPGDSSRTSRVAGAATSDEADDSDDAVAAALQPATEYPRLHELLLRGEGRSTSKVKKSLADDGNDSAPAEATAADVVQVYPYLRLLLQDVCYYLQRYQRENELVYFAKATGADAVRRDVPDVAIAIGGGDAVEEGTLFESRASLFASLPSAGTLQLALAQEEESGQAQQALARLLQRVERDQRQLSIFIAPPNSLLQALDAVETILPPAAQWGALDAVVNTAAEAVEAAAQDFIDAASAWQEDHDAYVGSRCAAHSLHEDTRTELAVWSERAAVALQRWKALGLPAEVDSRSSLLDALVPISSELHAYLAQSEYVCRDARDVLMCSAGSVTLAQVQACTASMDAVKQLGTELLTSVAAAAPRRSTQRAPRCGAGGGTRTLSSDSNNAPVGVEDECVPAPQYAEAEAAIEAVVQVLEEAPIVVAHVESAAAELRDMQKKTVVAPLDQFRDVRLPPSPIRRPIKEEAGGEREGGGAVRTRAKGAGSVIKAADPTDRVPNATSRDSAAASSRKRTHTPSPERQPLLPKPADDDTSDSVSSSQLADAKEVAVGEGEGATRATVSGSLLSRLKANKARCPQGSRSTSATASSPSTPLRTAPSVTAAASAKRKPTAKASPSKRTKR, translated from the coding sequence ATGtactccttcctctcctcttcagctTCGCGGACGGAGCCGCTCGACTGGGTGGCGCTCCTCACGAACgcactggcggtggcgagggaGGCACCGTCGGAGCAAGTTCTCAACACCCTCACGATGATGCAGTCGTACGCGTCCGCTTCACAGGACGTTTTCACCAACATCTCCCGCGGTGTGCGAGATGTGAAGGAGtatgtggcgctgctgtgcgccatGGACGAGACGATCGGCACGTGGCCCTTGCGTGTtcggcagctgctcgacgTACCACCAGTCGTCCTGGTGCCGGCTGGCGGCCTCGGTGGAAGCCTTGTGACTGCCGCAGTGCACACACCGCGCGGCGAGGCACTGGTGTTTTTGTTCAACGTCTCCCTCTACCACATGGACGCAGGACTGCGCTACCTGGCCCGCGTGCGGGCGGATGCCTCGGTGATGATCTCGTCCAACGCCTCGCGGAGactgggcggcggcggctccgtCGCGGCACCAAACCAAAACGCCAAGCTGGCCGCCCAGCACTTCCGCCTTGCGGTCGACGTGCTGCACTGGGCAGAAGCCCTTCACGCAAACCCGAGCTCCCCCTCCGCACTCGCGCTACGTcagctgcgcagccacgTACCACTGGACATGACAAGAGACATGGGCATGTTGTGCTCGGCAGTGGCCAAGTATATGtacgccctctcctctgcatCCACCAAGGACAAGCCGGACGTGTTGGCGAAGCTGGCCttcgatgcggcgcagctgcaactgCCTGGGGGCGTCTCCACCAACAGCTCGCTACACctcttgccctctctcctgctcgcCACGTACCACTACCACAAAGCCACGTGGTACTACTCCGCCAGTAGGGTGCCAAGCATGTCTGAGGCTCTCGGCCACATGCAGTACGCTGACACCCTCCTACGCAGCTGCAATGCACAGTGggggatggaggaggcgcacatgCAGGCGGAGCACGAGTCTCGACAGTGGTGGGGAAGGCGACTGGCAACCTTCTTTACCGGTGCTCGCCGGGCGAACGCATCGGCAGTGGGGCGGCCGCGCAACAACCTACctggcgacagcagcaggacaAGCAGAGTGGCGGGCGCTGCCACCTCGGATGAGGCCGATGACAgtgacgacgccgtcgctgcggcgctccAGCCGGCCACGGAGTACCCCCGTCTTcatgagctcctcctccgcggtgAGGGCAGGTCGACATCAAAGGTCAAGAAATCGCTTGCAGATgacggcaacgacagcgCCCCAGCCGAGGCCACGGCTGCGGATGTGGTGCAGGTCTACCCGTACCTCCGCCTGCTCCTGCAGGACGTATGTTACTACTTGCAGCGGTACCAACGAGAGAACGAGCTCGTGTACTTTGCGAAGGCAACAGGCGCTGACGCCGTTCGCCGTGACGTGCCGGACGTGGCAATCGCtatcggtggtggtgacgcggtggaggagggcacCCTCTTTGAGTCCCGCGCAAGCCTCTTCGCTTCGTTGCCCTCCGCAGGGACACTTCAGCTGGCTTTAGCACAGGAAGAGGAGTCTGGGCAGGCGCAACAGGCACTCGCAAGGCTGCTCCAGCGTGTCGAGCGAGaccagcggcagctctcGATCTTCATCGCACCACCGAACTCCCTTCTGCAGGCCCTGGACGCGGTCGAGACTATCCTGCCGCCGGCGGCCCAATGGGGTGCTTTAGATGCCGTCGTGAATACAGCAGCCGAAGCGGTCGAGGCTGCCGCTCAGGACTTCATTGACGCGGCCTCCGCCTGGCAGGAGGACCACGATGCCTACGTTGGTTCCCGCTGCGCGGCGCATTCTTTACATGAGGATACTCGTACCGAGCTGGCGGTGTGGAGCGAACGAGCGGCTGTAGCgttgcagcggtggaagGCGCTTGGGCTACCCGCCGAAGTTGACTCCCGCAGCTCCCTCCTCGATGCTCTTGTACCAATCAGCAGCGAGCTGCACGCGTACCTGGCGCAGAGCGAGTACGTGTGCAGGGATGCACGAGACGTGCTGATGTGCAGCGCCGGCAGTGTCACTCTCGCACAGGTGCAGGCGTGCACCGCATCGATGGACGCAGTGAAGCAGCTCGGCACAGAGCTTTTGACAagtgtggcagcggcggctccCCGCCGCTCAACACAGCGAGCACCACGGTGCGGAGCCGGTGGTGGTACGCGTACGTTGAGCTCGGACTCCAACAATGCACCCGTTGGCGTTGAAGACGAATGCGTGCCTGCCCCGCAGTATGCCGAAGCGGAGGCAGCCATTgaagcggtggtgcaggtgctAGAAGAGGCCCCTATAGTGGTCGCCCACGTggagagcgccgctgcagagctGCGTGACATGCAGAAGAAGACTGTCGTGGCGCCACTGGACCAGTTCCGCGACGTCCGCTTGCCCCCCAGTCCCATCAGGAGGCCCatcaaggaggaggcaggcggggaaagagaagggggtggcgcCGTAAGGACGAGAGCCAAGGGTGCAGGGAGCGTCATCAAGGCTGCAGACCCCACCGACCGCGTCCCCAACGCCACCTCTCgggacagcgctgctgcgtcctCTCGCaagcgcacccacacaccctcaCCAGAGAGGCAGCCTCTCTTGCCTAAGCCAGCTGACGATGACACCTCCGACTCCGTCAG